CGCGTGCGGCGGCGAGCGCGAGAGCTGCCGCGTGGTCGGCGGTTGCCTCGTCGACCGGCTCTGCGCTGATCAAGAGCCGGAAGTAGATCGGTGCGACGAGAGCCCTGAGCACCTCCTCGGGATCTGTGTCGGCGGGCAGGTCGCCGCGCTCGATCGCCCGCGTGATCACCGGTTCCGCGCGCCGGAAACGGTCGTCGAACACGCGCGTCCTGGCGTCGGCGATCTCCGGCAAGCGCACAGCGTCGGAGAACATCGCCGCGAGGATCGCCTGACCGCTGGGGCTCGTCATCGTGCCCACGAGCGAGCGCGCGAGTTCGCGGAGATCGGTGTCGACGGCACCGGTATCGGGTACTGGGATGTCGGCGGCGACGTGCTCGGCCAGTGCGTCCACGACGAGGCTCTCCCGGTCTGCCCATCGGCGGTAGACGGTCGTCTTGTGCACCCCTGCCCGCTGCGCGACGTTGTCCACCGTGAGCGCGGCGTAGCCCTTTTCGATCAGCTCGGCGAGCGTTGCGGCGTGGACGACGGCGCGCACCTTCGGGCCGCGGCCAACCGCTCGGACTCGGTGGCCGCGCTGGGATTCAGAGGTCATTGCAACTCCGTGTTGCGTTAGCTTCCTGCTCCGTGCCACGATCAGATTATCGCAACTTTTAGTTGCATTATCGAAGGCGAGGAGATCGAGACGTGACGCGACGCAGCCCCTCCCGGACGTGGTCCTTCCACAGCATCCCGGATCAGTCCGGACGCTTGGCCGTGGTCACGGGAGCGAACAGCGGTATCGGCTACGTGACCGCGCGCGAGCTCGCCCGACGCGGCGCGCACGTCGTGCTCGGGTGCCGCAACCCCGTTCGCGGCCAAGCCGCGCTCGAACGCTTGCGAACCGAACTTCCGGATGCGCGGATCGAACTGCACCAGGTCGACCTCGCCAGCTTGCGGTCGGTGGCCGAGTTCGCCGAATCCTTCGAGCACCGCAGAATCGACCTGCTGATCAACAACGCCGGTGTCGCCATGGTCCCGTTCGCCCGCACCGCGGACGGCTTCGAATCGCAGTTCGGCATCAACCACCTCGGCACGTTCGCCCTCACCAGCCAGCTGCTCCCCCGACTGCTCACCGCACCCGCACCACGGGTGGTGACCGTCAGCAGCGAAGGTCAGCGCTTCGCGCGCTTCGACCTGACCAACCTCAACGCCGAACGCGGATATCAGGCCGCGTTCGCCTACGTGCAGTCCAAACGCGCAAACCTCTACTTCGCCCGAGAACTGCACCGCCGCGCAGCGAGGACGTTCCCGCACCTGCGCAGCATCGCCGTCGCCCCTGGGCTCACCCGCAGCAACGTGCTCACCGGAGGCTCCAACGCCGAACGCGGCGCGCTCTACCGAACCGTCATGCCGCTGCTCGTCCGGGCAGCTTTCCAGCCCACTGCTGGAGGTGCGAGAACTTCGCTGTACGCCGCGACCGGGAACGTGCCCGGCGGCAGCTACATCGCCCCGTCCGGATTCCTGGAACTGCGCGGCGGCCCCGCTGTCCACGACCGGCATCGAGCCCTGCACGATGCCGAAACCGCTTGCCGCCTCTGGCAGATGTCGGAGGAGCTGACCGGAGTTCGTTACCCGGTCGGTAGTCGCACTCGCGAATAGCCTCGTTCGCTCAAGGGGTGCGCTGTTCCCAGCAACCGCCGCCGCACCGGATCTTCTAGCCGACGTGTTGGCCGAACCGCTTCCGGTACTGGGATGGGGCGAGTCCCGTCGCACGACGCATCAAGGCGCGCAGGTTCGCGACGGTGCCCAGCCCGCTGCACCGCGCGACGATCTCGAAGCGGGATTCACCCTGCTCGATCAGCCGACATGCCAAGGCAAGCCGTTCTCCTGTCAGCCACGCCAGTGGTGTGGTTCCCAGCTGAGCCCGGAAGCGGCGGTGCAGTGTCGCCGGGCTGACGGAGGCGCGCGCCGCCAGGTCGGACACGGTCAGCGGTGCGTCCAGCCGCTCTTGGGCCCATGCCAGCAGGGGCGCGAGGGACTCGTCCGGGATGTTCGGCACCGGGCGCTCGATGAACTGCCGTTGCCCGCCGTCACGGTGCGCGGCGAAGACCAGCCTTCGGCTGACGGAATTGGCGATCTCCGCTCCGTGGTCCCGGCGGACGATGTGCAGCCCGAGGTCGAGGGCAGCGGCGCTCCCCGCGGCGGTGAGGATGTCACCGTCGTCCACGAACAGGACACCTTCTTCGAACCGGACGGCGGGGAACCGGGATCGAAAGGAGTCTGCCCACTGCCAGTGTGCGGTGGCCCGGCGCCCGTCGAGGATCCCTGCTTCGGCGAGAGTGAAGGCACCGCTGCAGAAGCCGACCAGTCGTGCTCCGCGCGCGTGCGCCCGCCGGATGGCGTCGAGCACGGCTGGGCGACGGGGAACATCGATGTCTGGGCGGTTGGGGACGATCAGGGTGTCCGCCGAGTCCACCGCTTCCAGGTCGGCGACACCGGTGAGCGTGAAGAAGCCGTCGCGCATCAGCGTTCGCGGTTCGGGGGAGCAGAGGCGGAAGTCGTACAGATCTCGGCCGATCTCAGGCCTGCGCAGACCGAAGACCTCGGTCGCGCAGCCGAGCTCGAAGGGATTCGAATTCTCGTCCACGATCACGACGACGCGCTCCGGGCCCGTCGTAGCGGCCATGCGCGAGGAATCTTGCGGCATGTGCGATTTCTAGCACTCCCGCCGATCATGCTCGACCAGCGAGGATTCAGTCATGAACAACCAGCCCGTCGCCCTCAACGAGGCTCTGGCCTCGTTCGACGCACTGTGGAGTCCCCGCATCGTCACGCAGGTCAACGACTACGACGTGCGCATCGCGAAAGTGGAGGGCGAGCACCTCTGGCACGCCCACGACGACACCGACGAGTTCTTCCTCGTGATCGACGGGGAACTGCACATCTCCTTGCGCGAGCCGACGGGAGAGCGCACGGTCCAGCTCCCCAAGGGCGCGGTCTTCGCGGTTCCGCGGGGCACGGAGCACAAACCCTCCGCTCCCAGCGGCGCTGCAATCCTCATGTTCGAGCCCAGCGGGACCTCGACGGTGGGCGACCGCCACGACGAGATCCCCGATCACGTCGACGCGACGACAGGGCACGCATTCGAATGGCCGCCGCGCAGCAACAGCTGAGCTGAACGCAACAGCCGCGTTGCCACAACTGCGAAGTGGGGCGCCGGCGCGATCGCCGACACCCCGCTCACACAGCTAGCTCACCTTCGACCAGAGCCCGCTGCGCGATAGACGGTGCGCTCGGAGACACCGAGGTGGGGCGGCCAGATCGCGTGCGGTCGTCCGTTCCCTACTCTGCAGCAGCAGGAGAATCGACATCAGACAGCTCGCGCGCACGCCCGAGTTCTCCCAAGACCACTGACACTCGATGTCAGTGAACCGGCTCTAGCGTCCCGGATATGGACATCGATGTTGACGAATTCGTCGGACGCTACGTCGCCGTGTGGAACGAGCCCGATCCCGATCGGCGCCACTCGGCCGTTGCCGAACTGTGGGCGGAGGACTGCGTGGAGTTCACGGACGCTGGCGAGTACCGAGGGCGCTCCGCCCTGCAGGCGCGAGTCACCGAGGTCCACAAGCAGGTCGTCGAGCAGGGCGGGTTTGTCTTCCGAGCCGCAGGCGACGCCGTCGGACACCATGACGCGATCCGCTTCACCACGTACATGGCGCCCACCCGCGGTGGCGAGATCGCCTGGACCGGGTTCGTCTTCGTTCGGCTGGACGAAGACGGGCTGATCCTGCAGGACTATCAGTTCGGTGACGCACCGACCGCAGGTGTGGCCAAGGGGAACCCGCCAGGAACCAAGGCGGTCGTGGAGGAATTCTTGCGCCGAAGCGGACTGGGAAACCCCGAGCACATCGCGGAGCTGTACGCGCCGAAGGTCGACTGGCGAGTCAACTGGCCGGTCGTGAACCACCCGACCGTGCCCTGGATCCGGCCTCGGTCGAGCCGCGCCGACGTCGCCGACCACTTCCACACGTTCAGCGAGCACTGTCTACCAGCCGAGAGCCACGTGTCGATCGACCACATCGTGGTCGACGGGGTCGACGCCGTACTGATCGGCACGAGCTCGCAGGTGGTCAAGTCGACCGGCAAGCGTTTCGTCATGACGTTCGCGCTGAATCTCGCCGTTGAGGGAGGTCTGATCACCCGGCACCACATGTACGAGGACAGCCTCGCAGTCGCCGAGGCGTTCAACCTGTCCTGATCGGGCAAACCGGCACGCCCGGTCCAGAGCTCGGTTACTCGCCCCACGGGGCAGCAGGTGAAACATCAGTCCCACCGGCTGTGCGCGTGTTGTAGCGGATGCAACACGATGTCTCAGCAAGGCCTGCCGGTGGGGCACCGCCGAGATCGACAGCACCCCACCTGAGCAGCTATTTCACATTCCGCCAGTGCTCATCTTCAGCTGCAGCCGGAGGTGGAGCCGCAGCCCTCGCAGAGGTAGCACGAGCCCGACGGGCGCATCTTCGTCCCGCAGGTCATGCACAGCGGGGCGTCCGCCGCCTTGCCCAGGCGGAGCTCCAGCAGCTCGGTCGAGCTGCCCGCGCGCGGCGCGTCCTCGGACTTCTCCGCCTTCGAGTAGTCCACAGTGGAGCGCAGCGTGTCCAGGTGGACCTCGCTCGGCTGCTCGGCCGGGGCCACCTCGGTACCGTTGACCTGCGCCTCCCGCTCATCGACGGTGAAGATGCCCAGCTGGGCGCGCTTCTCGTAGGGCAGGTAGTCCAGCGCCAGGCGGCGGAACAGGTAGTCCAGCACGCTGCTGGCCATCCGGACGTCCGGGTCATCGGTCATCCCGGCCGGCTCGAACCGCAGGTTCTGGAACTTGGAGACGTAGAACTCCAGCGGGATGCCGTACTGCAGACCCACCGAGATCGACATCGAGAAGGCGTCCATGACGCCGGCCAGCGTCGAACCCTGCTTGCCGAGCTTGACGAAGATCTCGCCCAAGCCGTCGTCCGGGTACGAACCGGCGTGCAGGTAGCCCTCGGCACCGCCCACGGTGAACGAGACCGTCTGGCTCGGCCGCTTCTTCGGAAGCCGCTTGCGGACCGGGCGGTACTCGATCTGCTTCTCGACCTCCTTCTCCTTCTCGGCCTTGCCGCCCTTGCCCGCGGACAGCGGCTGACCCACCTTGCAGTTGTCGCGGTAGATCGCCAGCGCCTTCAGGCCCAGCTTCCAGCCCTCGAAGTAGAGCTGCTCGACCTCTTCGACGGTCGCCGCCTCCGGCATGTTCACCGTCTTGGAGATGGCACCCGAGATGAACGGCTGCACCGCGGCCATCATCCGCACGTGGCCCATCGGGGCGATCGAACGCTCGCCCATCGCGCAGTCGAAGACCTCGTAGTGCTCCGGGCGCAGCCCCGGAGCGTCGACCACGTGGCCGTGCTCGGCGATGTACTCGACGACCGCCTCGATCTGCTCGTCCTGGTAGCCCAGCGCCTGCAGCGCCCGCGGCACCGTCTGGTTGACGATCTGCATGGAGCCGCCGCCGACCAGCTTCTTGAACTTGACCAGCGCCAGGTCCGGCTCGATGCCGGTGGTGTCGCAGTCCATCATCAGGCCGATGGTCCCGGTCGGGGCCAGCACCGACGCCTGCGCGTTGCGCCAGCCGTTGCGGGCACCGATCTCCAGGCCGTCCTGCCACACCTTCGTCGCCAGCTTGTGCACGGTGGCGTCGTTGCGGTGGTAGGTGCGGACCAGGTCGTTGGCCGCCGCGTGCTTGCGCATCACGCGCTGGTGCGCCTCGGCGTTGCGGGCGTAGCCCTCGTACGGGCCGACCACACCGGCCAGCTCGGCCGACCGCTTGTAGGCGGTACCGGTCATCAGCGAGGTGATCGCCGCCGCCAGGGCCCGGCCGCCGTCCGAGTCGTAGGCGTGACCGGTGGCCATCAGCAGCGCACCCAGGTTCGCGTAGCCGATGCCCAGCTGGCGGAACTTGCGGGTGGTGATGCCGATGGACTCGGTCGGGAAGTCCGCGAAGGAGATCGAGATGTCCATCGCGGTGATGACGAACTCGACGGCCTTCTCGAACAGCTCCGCGTCGAAGGTCAGGTCGTCGCGCAGGAACTTCATCAGGTTCAGCGAGGCCAGGTTGCAGCTGGAGTTGTCCAGGTGCATGTACTCCGAGCACGGGTTGGACGCGGTGATCCGACCGGTCTCCGGCGAGGTGTGCCAGTCGTTGATCGTGTCGTCGTACTGGATGCCCGGGTCGGCGCACTCCCAGGCGGCGTGCGCCATCTTGCGGAACAGGTCGCGGGCCTGGACCGACTCCAGCACCTCACCGGTCATGCGGGCGCGCAGCCCGAACTTGCCGTCGCTCTCCACCGCACGCATGAACTCGTCGGAGACGCGCACCGAGTTGTTCGCGTTCTGGTACTGCACCGAGTTGGAGTCGGCACCGCCGAGGTCCATGTCGAAACCGGCGTCGCGCAGCGCGCGGATCTTGTGCTCCTCGCGCGCCTTGGTCTCGATGAACTCCTCGATGTCCGGGTGGTCGACGTCCAGCACGACCATCTTCGCCGCACGGCGGGTCGCGCCACCGGACTTGATGGTGCCCGCCGAGGCGTCCGCACCGCGCATGAACGAAACCGGACCGGAGGCGGTGCCGCCCGAGGACAGCAGCTCGCGCGAGGAGCGGATGCGGGACAGGTTCAGCCCGGCGCCGGAACCGCCCTTGAAGATCAGGCCCTCTTCCTTGTACCAGTCGAGGATCGACTCCATCGTGTCGTCGACGGACAGGATGAAGCATGCCGAGACCTGCTGGCGCGAGCTAGTCCCGACGTTGAACCACACCGGCGAGTTGAAGCTGAACACCTGGTGCATCAGCATCCAGGTCAGCTCGTGCTCGAAGATCTCCGCGTCCGCGTCGGTGGCGAAGTAGCCGTGCTCGACGCCGGCGGCGACGTAGGTCTTGACGACCCGGTCGATGAGCTGCCGGAGGCTGCTCTCCCGCTCGTCGGTGCCCACCGCACCGCGGAAGTACTTGCTGGTGACGATGTTGACCGCGTTCAGCGACCAGAAGTCGGGGAACTCGACGCCGCGCTGCTCGAAGTTGACCGACCCGTCCCGCCAGTTGGTCATCACCACATCACGGCGCTCCCACTTGACCTCGTCGTACGGGTGCACCCCCTCGGTGGTGTAGACGCGCTGCACCCGGATGCCCTCGCGAGCACCTGCTTCCGGCTCCCCCGCTGCGCCGGCCGGGCTACCGACGGTCTCTGTCATGACCTGACCCTCTTCCTTGTCACTCGCTCGTCGTGCTTCGTCGGCCCCGTCCGGGCTCCCCGTCCGGTTCGGTCGTGGCTGTCCTTCCAGCTGCTCCCCCGCTCGGGGCGCCGGCTGGCGTCTTGCGTTTCCGGCGCTGCGGCGAACCGCACGCCGACGGGCCTTACTCACGGTCGCTCTCCGCACCGGCCCGCGCGGCTTCGCGCGCCGCGCGCAGGTCGGCGATCTCCTTCTCGAAGTCCTCCACCGAGGAGTACGCCCGGTACACGCTGGCGAAGCGCAGGTAGGCGACCTCGTCCAGCTCGCGCAGCGGTCCGAGGATCGCCAGGCCGACCTCGTGGCTGGGCAGTTCGGCCACGCCGAGGGACCGGACGGTCTCCTCCACCTGGTGCGCCAGCTGCTGCAGCGCGTCCTCCTCGACCGGACGGCCCTGGCACGCGCGGCGCACGCCGCGCACCACCTTCTCCCGGCTGAAGGGCTCGGTGACGCCGGAGCGCTTGACCACCGACAGCACCAGCTCCTCGATGGTCGTGAAGCGCCGACCGCACGTCGAGCACGATCGCCTGCGCCGGATCGCCTGGCCTTCCTCGACCTCGCGCGAGTCGACGACCCTGGAGTCCTCCCCGCGACAGAATGGGCACCGCACCGGCACTCACCCCCTTCCCCAGTTCGCCGCCACCCGCTCCGCGGCAGTCGACGACCACTCACGCTCCGTGGGTGCGCGAACACCTTACAAGCCCAACCTGTGGACTAAATACACGGACGTAACTACTAGATGTTGTGGTCGACTCTAAACCGCGCCCCATCGCGGCGCAAACCCGGGAGGGGCTTCGGAACGGTGTGCCCGACCCCCCGCGGAAACCCCCAGGTCGCCGAGCCCGGGGTGATCCGGACCGCCCCGCCGGACGACGGGTCAGCCGGGCACCGGGACCAGCAGCAGGCGCCCCGTCGGGACGGACGCGGCGTCGAGACCGTTGAGCTCCGCGATCCGGGTCACTACCTCTCGCGGGTCGCTGTTCGGCGCCACCCGGTCGGCGATTCCCCACAGAGTGTCACCCGGTCGCACCTCAACCAGCGCCGTACCGCCGGTCATCGGCGCGTCGCGGACGCCGAACAACCCCACCAGCATGACAATGAGGAAAGTGAAGATCGCCACCGAGGTCAGCCAAAGCCATTCGCCACTCCGGCGTGCTCGGACGCGGGCAGCCGCGGGCTGCGCCGCACCCTCGCCGACCAGCCGTTTCTCGCCGTCGCGAGGCCGGACCACCTCGGCCGGATCATCCACCCGCCGCCGGGCGGCCGACCGCCGCTCGGCCTGGCGCGTCCGCCCCGCCGCATCGATGAACGTGGTCATGCCGCCTCCCGCACCGCGAACCATGATCGAATAGATGTTCGATCGAACCTGCGTGCGATTGTGTACCAGGAGTGCGCCGTAACGCGATACCCGGGGCGAAAATTAACTCGAACAGGTGTTTGATCTCCGCGTTTTGCGCGTCTACTGTGGAAACCGGGCGGACCGAACGGCCCCCGTGATCAGCACCGCAGTTCAGACGGACAGGAGGCAGCGGTGGCGAGCAATGCGACCGGCTCGATCAAGGGCCGGGTACACGACGTCAAGGATTCCCAGGCCGACGTGCACACCCTGCCCGAACAGGCCCGCGGGACCGAGGAACTCAGCGATCGGCAGCTCCGGGTGCTGGAGGCCATCCGCAAGTGGATGCGCGAGCACGGCTATCCGCCGAGCGTCCGCGAGATCGGGGACGCCGTCGGGCTCACCTCGACCTCCTCGGTCGCCTACCAGCTCCGCGTGCTGGAGCGGAAGGGCTACCTGCGCCGGGACCCGCACCGGCCGCGCACCGTGGGCGTGCTGGTCGGCGGCGAACCGGAGCTGGAGGAATCCGGTCAGGTCAAGCCCGCCTACGTGCCGGTGGTGGGCCGCATCGCGGCCGGCGGACCGATCCTGGCCGAGGAGTCGATCGAGGACGTCTTCCCGCTGCCGAAGGAGATCGTCGGCGACGGGACGCTGTTCCTGCTCAAGGTCGTCGGCGATTCGATGGTGGACCTGGCCATCACCGACGGTGACTGGGTCGCGGTGCGCCAGCAGCCGGACGCCGAGAACGGCGACGTGGTGGCCGCGATGATCGACGGCGAAGCGACGGTGAAGACCTTCAAGCGCACCGACGAGCACGTCTGGCTGATGCCGCACAACACCGCCTACGAGCCGATCCTGGGCGATGACGCGGCGATCCTCGGCAAGGTGGTCGCGGTCCTGCGCCGGCTCTGACGCGGGCCGTCCGCGGCAACGGATCTTCCCGCGGCGCCGAGCAGCCCTGGTACCGGGTTCGGGGAAGCCCGGTCAGCGGTTGCGGCGCAGTCGGCCCGCGAGGAAGACGATCAGCCCGGCCAGCACGGCGGCGAACAGCAGTGCCTGGCCGGTCGACGTGCCGGTCCCGCTGGCGGGCTCGGTCCCGTCGACGGGCTTCGAGGGCTGTTCGGCGTCCTCGGCCGGTGCTGTGGTGCTTTCGGCCAGCAGTCCCGCCGCTCCCGGGATGCGGCGGACGGGTTCGTGGCCTTCGGACGCGGACAGCAGGGTGCCGTCGGGCTCCCAGGCGATCGCTTCGCCCTGCGGCTCGTTCGGCAGCGGGATGTGCAGCGGTTCCCGCTGGAGCGCGGCTGCCACGTCACCGTCCGGTGCGCTGTACAGGTAGACATCGGTGTAGGTGCGGAGCGCGATGGCCGTGCCGTCGTGGCTGACCGAACCTCCGGTCACCAGCGTCGAGCCGAAGCTCCCGGAGAGCGGGCCGCCCGGTGTCTTGGTCGCGCGCACCGTCACCGAGCCGACTCGCTCCAGCGGTACGGTCCGCTCGGCGTCCAGCGGTTCGGCGGGCCGGTAGACACCAGCCCTGCCCAGTGGTTCCTTGGTGACGATGAAGGGCACGCCCGCCCGGTCGAGCAGCAGCGCTTCCGCGTCGTGCGCGCCGTCCGGGTAGGCCAGCCGGTGCAGGGTGAGATCACCGC
This portion of the Saccharopolyspora antimicrobica genome encodes:
- a CDS encoding TetR/AcrR family transcriptional regulator yields the protein MTSESQRGHRVRAVGRGPKVRAVVHAATLAELIEKGYAALTVDNVAQRAGVHKTTVYRRWADRESLVVDALAEHVAADIPVPDTGAVDTDLRELARSLVGTMTSPSGQAILAAMFSDAVRLPEIADARTRVFDDRFRRAEPVITRAIERGDLPADTDPEEVLRALVAPIYFRLLISAEPVDEATADHAAALALAAARAGVLRKK
- a CDS encoding oxidoreductase → MTRRSPSRTWSFHSIPDQSGRLAVVTGANSGIGYVTARELARRGAHVVLGCRNPVRGQAALERLRTELPDARIELHQVDLASLRSVAEFAESFEHRRIDLLINNAGVAMVPFARTADGFESQFGINHLGTFALTSQLLPRLLTAPAPRVVTVSSEGQRFARFDLTNLNAERGYQAAFAYVQSKRANLYFARELHRRAARTFPHLRSIAVAPGLTRSNVLTGGSNAERGALYRTVMPLLVRAAFQPTAGGARTSLYAATGNVPGGSYIAPSGFLELRGGPAVHDRHRALHDAETACRLWQMSEELTGVRYPVGSRTRE
- a CDS encoding helix-turn-helix domain-containing protein — its product is MPQDSSRMAATTGPERVVVIVDENSNPFELGCATEVFGLRRPEIGRDLYDFRLCSPEPRTLMRDGFFTLTGVADLEAVDSADTLIVPNRPDIDVPRRPAVLDAIRRAHARGARLVGFCSGAFTLAEAGILDGRRATAHWQWADSFRSRFPAVRFEEGVLFVDDGDILTAAGSAAALDLGLHIVRRDHGAEIANSVSRRLVFAAHRDGGQRQFIERPVPNIPDESLAPLLAWAQERLDAPLTVSDLAARASVSPATLHRRFRAQLGTTPLAWLTGERLALACRLIEQGESRFEIVARCSGLGTVANLRALMRRATGLAPSQYRKRFGQHVG
- a CDS encoding cupin domain-containing protein gives rise to the protein MNNQPVALNEALASFDALWSPRIVTQVNDYDVRIAKVEGEHLWHAHDDTDEFFLVIDGELHISLREPTGERTVQLPKGAVFAVPRGTEHKPSAPSGAAILMFEPSGTSTVGDRHDEIPDHVDATTGHAFEWPPRSNS
- a CDS encoding nuclear transport factor 2 family protein; the protein is MDIDVDEFVGRYVAVWNEPDPDRRHSAVAELWAEDCVEFTDAGEYRGRSALQARVTEVHKQVVEQGGFVFRAAGDAVGHHDAIRFTTYMAPTRGGEIAWTGFVFVRLDEDGLILQDYQFGDAPTAGVAKGNPPGTKAVVEEFLRRSGLGNPEHIAELYAPKVDWRVNWPVVNHPTVPWIRPRSSRADVADHFHTFSEHCLPAESHVSIDHIVVDGVDAVLIGTSSQVVKSTGKRFVMTFALNLAVEGGLITRHHMYEDSLAVAEAFNLS
- a CDS encoding vitamin B12-dependent ribonucleotide reductase — protein: MTETVGSPAGAAGEPEAGAREGIRVQRVYTTEGVHPYDEVKWERRDVVMTNWRDGSVNFEQRGVEFPDFWSLNAVNIVTSKYFRGAVGTDERESSLRQLIDRVVKTYVAAGVEHGYFATDADAEIFEHELTWMLMHQVFSFNSPVWFNVGTSSRQQVSACFILSVDDTMESILDWYKEEGLIFKGGSGAGLNLSRIRSSRELLSSGGTASGPVSFMRGADASAGTIKSGGATRRAAKMVVLDVDHPDIEEFIETKAREEHKIRALRDAGFDMDLGGADSNSVQYQNANNSVRVSDEFMRAVESDGKFGLRARMTGEVLESVQARDLFRKMAHAAWECADPGIQYDDTINDWHTSPETGRITASNPCSEYMHLDNSSCNLASLNLMKFLRDDLTFDAELFEKAVEFVITAMDISISFADFPTESIGITTRKFRQLGIGYANLGALLMATGHAYDSDGGRALAAAITSLMTGTAYKRSAELAGVVGPYEGYARNAEAHQRVMRKHAAANDLVRTYHRNDATVHKLATKVWQDGLEIGARNGWRNAQASVLAPTGTIGLMMDCDTTGIEPDLALVKFKKLVGGGSMQIVNQTVPRALQALGYQDEQIEAVVEYIAEHGHVVDAPGLRPEHYEVFDCAMGERSIAPMGHVRMMAAVQPFISGAISKTVNMPEAATVEEVEQLYFEGWKLGLKALAIYRDNCKVGQPLSAGKGGKAEKEKEVEKQIEYRPVRKRLPKKRPSQTVSFTVGGAEGYLHAGSYPDDGLGEIFVKLGKQGSTLAGVMDAFSMSISVGLQYGIPLEFYVSKFQNLRFEPAGMTDDPDVRMASSVLDYLFRRLALDYLPYEKRAQLGIFTVDEREAQVNGTEVAPAEQPSEVHLDTLRSTVDYSKAEKSEDAPRAGSSTELLELRLGKAADAPLCMTCGTKMRPSGSCYLCEGCGSTSGCS
- the nrdR gene encoding transcriptional regulator NrdR, with protein sequence MRCPFCRGEDSRVVDSREVEEGQAIRRRRSCSTCGRRFTTIEELVLSVVKRSGVTEPFSREKVVRGVRRACQGRPVEEDALQQLAHQVEETVRSLGVAELPSHEVGLAILGPLRELDEVAYLRFASVYRAYSSVEDFEKEIADLRAAREAARAGAESDRE
- a CDS encoding LysM peptidoglycan-binding domain-containing protein; protein product: MTTFIDAAGRTRQAERRSAARRRVDDPAEVVRPRDGEKRLVGEGAAQPAAARVRARRSGEWLWLTSVAIFTFLIVMLVGLFGVRDAPMTGGTALVEVRPGDTLWGIADRVAPNSDPREVVTRIAELNGLDAASVPTGRLLLVPVPG
- the lexA gene encoding transcriptional repressor LexA; translated protein: MASNATGSIKGRVHDVKDSQADVHTLPEQARGTEELSDRQLRVLEAIRKWMREHGYPPSVREIGDAVGLTSTSSVAYQLRVLERKGYLRRDPHRPRTVGVLVGGEPELEESGQVKPAYVPVVGRIAAGGPILAEESIEDVFPLPKEIVGDGTLFLLKVVGDSMVDLAITDGDWVAVRQQPDAENGDVVAAMIDGEATVKTFKRTDEHVWLMPHNTAYEPILGDDAAILGKVVAVLRRL